The Nicotiana tomentosiformis chromosome 9, ASM39032v3, whole genome shotgun sequence genome contains the following window.
aaaacaaccttcaaataatgcacagaataaaagaaaccaagtttcaattaaacaggtaaaacaattagcaggaaaaggtcaagcaaactTAAAAcataaacatttaaatcaataatgaagaatataacaaggtttaataatttaattaaaaatgCAACAGTGAtgtacacaatttaaaaacataatctttcacatttagcccgtgtacacactcgtcacctcgtgtacacgactttcaacacgtTTCAacaatcacattaatatcaattctaggggaaattttccccacacaaggttagaaaagtcacttacttcgacttgctccaatttaatcacgtagtatgccttttcctcgatttttcgactccgatcgactcgtatctagtcataattaattcgatgcagtcaacaaaatttataaaatcaattccataagaaaatactacattttccaataaaatccgaaattaactcaaaaattgcccgtggagcccacgtctcggaatacgacgaaagttacgaaatatgaacgcctattcaaccacaagtctaaccataccaaaatgactaaattccaataacaattcaaccctcaaatcctcaaatctatccaagagggttttcaaaattttccaacttaaatcaccaattaactgataaaaacagtgatggatttgggtaatctaaccaaaattgagttaagaacacttaccccgatattttctatgaaaatctcccaaatatcgcctcaattcgagctccaaatcgttaaaactTAAACTCTtagcccagtgatttcttctacgcgatcgcgaacttgctcacgcgatcgcgtagcacaaatttttactgcccagaaaataaccctacccgatcgcggaaagtcccacgcgatcgtgaagcactgaCTCCGcaaacctacgtgatcgcgaaccttctcacgcgaCCGCAAAGCATCAAGCGCGTGGCCCAGCTCCTGCTccgttactctacgcgaacgcgaccttcttcacgcgttcgcgagtcacaaaatatcaaagccacgcgatcgcgaagcacaaaaatcagcagccctcaattaaccttacgcgatcgcaaacaatgccacgcgatcgcgtagaaggaaacgaGAACCTGCAGaaccagaacttcagctatcaagccaagtccaaaatgatccgttaagtatccgaaactcacccgagcccctcaggacctcaaccaaatataccaacaagtcctaatacatcatacgaacttagtcgagtcctcaaattacatccaacaacactaaaaacacgaatcacacatagattcaagcctatcaaatcaagtccgattgacctcaaattttgcacgcaagtcataaatgacataacggagctatgataattttcggaactggattacGACCtcgataacaaaaagtcaactccccggtcaaacttccaaacttaaattcttattttagccatttcaagcctaatttaactacggacttccaaataaaatttcgaacacgttcctaagtccaaaatcaccatacggagctgttggaattatcaaaattctattccggggtcgtttcctcaaaatgttgaccgaagtcaaacttagcattttaaggccaacttaaggaatcaagtgttccgatttcaacccgaacacttccaaatcccgaaccaaccatccccgcaagtcataaatttataaaaagacatacggggagttttatttagtggaacggggttctaaaagtcaaaatgaccggttgggtcattacagttagAAAGGATATATGCTTCTTCTAGGATACATGAGTAAAGTTGTATCTGAAATTCAGTGAAGCGTGAAAGTAGTTAATTGTTGGATTATATTGTTTATATTATTGGTGTAAGAATAGTTACATAAAAGGGGACGGattatttttttgttcttttggaAGATACGGCCAAACGATGTAACAATGCAACTGCTGATATCTTTTTGTATTTTGTAGCTATGTTGCTCAGATTCTTCAAAAATGTCACCAGGTGAATGTCAGATCCTCCAAAGTACTGCATTTTTGGAGGATTCGACACGGGTGTGACAACATTTTTGGAGTATCCGAGCAACATAGTTTTGTCTTACCTCCTTGGTATGTTATTTAATGAAAATATCTTACCTTATCAAAAGAAGAAACCCTTTGAAGATTCAATGTTTCATTAGGAATAAATATCTTGCCTCCTTTTACTGATTGTTTGTTCGCGGAAATATGTATCTTTTACAGTTCATATATTTATGTGGCCTTTCTTATGGTTCATCTCTAGACATTAGTAGAAGCAATTAGCATTCCATTATCATTATAGCTTCACTCACCAAACTGTTGGTGTATGTTCTAACTTACATTGGTTATAGTTTGAAACATTTGTTATtctgttttaaatatttattcaTTCTTTACGTGGGCGTCGTTCATTGTGTAAATAACTTTGGTCAGTATCATTATTCACCCGCAACTActgttttttgttttgttttttgtgGTGTTCTAAAACAGTCCTGTATCAATCCTTTTACTTGGTCCTCAGCTGTATTGTCTTCTATCTGGTTCTTCAGGTCGTTTTCAGCGACAACTTTAGAAAATCATTTCGAAAGCTGGCATCCTCCTGCTTGAGAAAGTATGTGTTAACTCTTCTGGTTAAGCTTGCTAGTGGATGGCGGCCGAAGAGAAGGAATGTAGAGTTAGTTTGTGAAAGCTCATCTCAGGTGGTTAAGCAGTTCAAGGTGGTTGAAGGGCGTTATGTTGTTTGTACAGTTGAAATTCAAAAAGAGTTCTTTTATACACAAGTTCTAAAGGTTTGGGATTTATTGCCTTTGGAGGAGGTTGCGGGTTTCTTAAGACGTCTTGATAGAATATATTTAATGTACACCGATGAATTCATCAGCCTCTGTAAGGAGAAGTATTTTGAGGGGTAAACTAGCTCTTTTACGCTCCATTGGGCTCGATATTATGATAGACTGAATTGTCTTTctaaaaatttctttaattttAACTTTTCATCTTCTGTTTAGGGATCTGGAAGTTCCAAAGAGTTGGAAGGTTCATCGTGATGTAGTTCAGTATAAAAAGGATGTCGAGAGCAAATTGAATCACGATTCGACTAGTACACTCGATAACAATGGTTATGTTGAAAATTCAAGAGTGAGCGAAAGCCTATTGTTAATGAAGTTTTACTCCCTGTCATCTGGTGTTGTCACGCATTTGCTCTCCGATCACCATGGTGAAGAAGTAGATATCCCTTTTGAAGTTACTAATGAAGAGAGGGAGGTAATCCGTTTTAGTAAAAGCAGTTTCATCCTTGGCCGCTCAGGCACAGGTAAAACTACTGTGTTGACAATGAAGTTGTTCCAAAAGGAGCAACAACACCATAGTTCTGTTCAAGGATTTAATGTAGCGGCAGGAAAGGAGGTAAGTCAATTTGCAGGGGAAACAAGAATTAGCTCATACGAGGATAATGAAGCGAGTCGCTGTATTGGAGAGACTAGCAGGACAACCTTGCGCCAGCTATTTGTGACAGTTAGTCCCAAACTATGTTACGCTGTCAAAAAACAAGTTTCTCAGCTACAAAGGTGATTGATCTAATCTGCGTTCGAGAGTTCCCTGGTGGAACTACCTTTTTTAATGAGCTGCATGTCTTATCCTCGAAGGCTCCAACTTAGTTTTTCtgttgtttttgttttgtttctgCTGTTATGATGATACAGGTTAACAATTTCGTAGAAAATGGAAGAATGATCTGACGTTCAGTTTTAGGGACTTTAATAACTGAGCaagtctctttttttttttctaatttgatTAAACTATTGTGTTTAAAATCATTGGCTACTCTATTCAAATGCAATTTGTTTTGAGTTAGAGGTGAAAATAGGAAAAGGATAATTATTATATAGTATATTCTTAATATCATTATTTGTATAATTCATTCATCATTATAATTCCTTCATCTTAtgctatttttaatttttaattttttatagtgttctataatttttataatgttctgaaggggagccttgacgtaactggtaaagttgctggcATTTGACCAGCATGTCAATGGTTTGAGTTGGGGaaatagcctcttgcagaaatgcaggtaaggctgcatacaatagacccttgtggttagCCCTTCcctggaccccgcgcatagcgcgAGCTTAGAGCACCGGGCCgcccctttttatttttttatagcgTTCTATGGTGCAAACTTATTAGCTTAGTGCATGTTGCTTTTAAGAATTTTTTTAGTAATGTTTACATGATGCAGGTGATATTAGTGACATGGATGTTTAGTTGTGTTCCTGATAGGCGTAAAATTTGTTGATCGTAATTGTGTTCCTCTAACACTTACCACTCATAAATCTGCAGGTTTGCCTGTGGAGGAAGTTTTTGGGCGGAAAGTAGCTTCGAAGTTGATGATTTAGATGGATTGAAGCAGTTTAATGACATACCGAATTCCTTTATTGACATTCCATACAAAAAATACCCTCTTGTAATCACATTTCATAAATTCTTAATGATGCTTGATGGAACTGTAGGTTCCTCCTACTTTGATAGATTCAATTTGAAGTGGAAACTTTCCAATGATagaaatttgaggtcagtcgctCTACAAACTTTCATAAGAGAGAAGGAGATCAACTATGATCGTTTCTGTTGCTTGTATTGGCCTCGCTTCAGTAGTCAGTTGACCAAGAATCTTGATTCTTCAAGGGTCTTTACTGAAATAATCTCTCATATAAAAGGAGGGCTACAAGCAGGGGATTTTCATGACGGGAAGCTAAACAGAGACGCCTATATTTCGATGTCTGAATATCGGGTCTCCAATATAAGTGCGGAAAAAAGAAATGGAATTTATGATATTTTCCGAGCTTATGAAGAGATGAAGATGGAGCGTGGTGAATTTGATATATCTGATGTAGTTAATGATCTCCATCATCGGCTAAAATGTCATCATTTGGACGGTGACAAGATAGACTTTGTGTATATTGATGAAGTTCAGGATCTAACAATGAGACAGATTTCTCTTTTCAAATACATTTGTAGGAATGTTGAAGAAGGCTTCGTTTTCTCTGGGGATACGGCCCAGACAATTGCAAGGGGAATAGATTTTCGGTTTGAAGACATAAGGAATCTATTCTACAATGAGTTTGTCATGGACTCAAAGGGTGACAAAGCTGCcaaaagaaaagataaaggacACTTGTCATGTGTTTTTCAGTTGCTTCAAAATTTCCGCACACATACTGGTGTACTCAAACTTGCTCAGAGTGTGATTGATCTGCTTCGTCATTATTTCCCTCAATCTGTAGATGTCTTGAAACCCGAGACAAGTCTTATAGATGGTGCGGCTCCAGTGTTGCTCAAGCCCGGAGATGATGAAAATGCTATTTTAACTATTTTTGGGAATAGGGGCAATAATGTTGGCAAAATAGTAGGCTTTGGTGCGGAACAGGTAATATTAGTACGTGATGAATCTGCTAAGAAGGAAATCTTTGGTTTAATTGGTCAGAAAGCTCTTGTTTTGACCATTGTGGAATGCAAAGGGCTGGAATTTCAGGCAAGTCTTCTGCTTGCTTGTTGTGCTTAAGATTTCAGTTAAACTTAGAATtcacttttcttttttcctttagtTTCAGTGATAATTGACAGAATTTTGTCGCGTGGCTATTATTTAAGAGCTTAGTGTAGAACCTTTACATGTCTTAACTCGAGGGTTTAACAAATCGGATAATTAATGCACATGGATTAGTATACTTATCCCCAAAAGTGAGCTGCTTgatctctttttttctttctttctttctttctttctttctttttttgaaaaattGAGTAATGAGATCTTACTACTCTAAGGCTTGAATAGCAAGCTGTTTACCTCTTTCTCCTGCCTTTCTTGACCTAAATATAGGCAGCCTGTGGCGCAATTATCATACACTAGCAAGTTTCTGTTGTTTTGAAGGAACCAAAAACAGTACCTCTAATCTGTGGTCGTACATGTTAGACACATGCTTTGGAAGTACATAGAAAATACTTTCATGTGCAATGTGATTTCTAAATGGTCCGCGATAGGTATTATTCATGTGCAATGTGTCTTTTTGTGTGATAATTAAAGTTGAGAAGAAATAATATCAATTTTTTCTCGCATATGGCCAATAAAATCTGGTACAATAATTAGAGAGACAATGCAAATCTGTCATTTGATCCCATTATTCTAGAACAGTAAATTCCTTATTCTAAGGGGTTTATATgactaaattatattggaactaaTGCAGATTTAGATTTCATGACTATCTGAAGATTATACAtactatacacacacacataaagTTCATTTGACTGAAATGTTGGTATACATTATAAGACGGAATAGGTTGGTTTGCGGCACTTAACTTACCTTGCTACAGTTTTAATTCTACTTGGAAAAGTTGCTGAATATATTACATTTCTGCTGTCTTTTACTGAATTCTTCTCATGTTCATATTTCATTGATCATTTGTAGGACGTACTCCTATACAATTTTTTTAGCTCGTCGCCACTTGGAAATCAGTGGAGAGTCGTATATGAGTTCCTGAATGAACAAAGTTTAGCCGATTTATCCTTCCCAAGTTTCTCTGATACAAGACATAATGTCTTGTGTTCTGAACTGAAGCAACTATATGTGGCAATTACTCGAACAAGGCAAAGATTATGGATATGTGAAAGCGTAGATGAGTTTTCTAGGCCTATGTTTGAGTACTGGCGAAGGTTGTGTCTTGTAGAAGTAAGGGAGGTAGATGATTCAATCGCAGAAGCTATGCAAACATTTAGCACTCCGGAGGAGTGGAAATCAAGGGGAATGAAGGTCAAGTTGATCTTCCTTGTTCCATTGATTCAACGTTCCATTTTTCAGTCTTATGTCATTAAAATATGCATCTCAATTTTTCCCTGTCCTCATTAAGTGGTTGATGTTCTAATGCAGCTGTTTTGGGAGAAAAATTATGAGATGGCACTAATGTGTTTCAAGCAAGCGGGAGAAACGGATTGGGAAAAAAGAGCTAAGGCAGCTGGTATCAGGGCAGCTGCTGAACGAGTTCTTTATTCAGATCCTGGAAAGGCTCGCACCTATCTTCTCGAGGCTGCTGAAATCTTTTATTCTATTGGCAGGTTCGAGTCTGCAGCTGAATGTTTTTATGACTTGAGGGACTATGAAAGAGCAGGTATGATAATGGTGATCTTTCCTGTAAATTTGCCTCGTTTCCCCCGGAGTTCCTAACCTATTGggattttttccttttcttttccaaCTCTGCAGCTTTCTTGTGTTTGCATTTTGAAGTCATTTTTGCACTTCCGTTTCTTAAATTTTAGACATCCACTTTTGAGCTTTAGCACCTTCCCTCCTCCACCTGAAATGAAATTAAAAAAGGATAATGCGACTTTTTCTTTGACGCAGGATATGTTTAGTACTTTAGTTTAATGAAAAACATTAGTATACCTGTTCACTAATCAATTGAAAATGGTAAAAGCCTTCTGTCTTAATGCGTTGGTTATCTCTGGTATTTAGTGCTATAAAATGCATATAAACTCGTCATCATTAATTCTACATAAGTCTCATATGTGATGGTGTTTTTGGTTAATCTGTATAACGTGCCAATCTTATATGCAGGAAGTATTTATTTGGACAAGTGTGGTGAATCTCAACTGATAAAAGCTGCTGAATGTTTTTTACTGGCCGGTCGCTATAAGCGGGCAGCAGGAGTTTATGCAAAAGGAAATTATTTCGCAGAATGTCTGTCAGTTTGTTCCAAAGGAAAATGTTATGACTTAGGTCTGAAATATATCGAGTACTGGAAGCAACAGGCTGTCCAGGGGGATAATATTGGGAAAAGTGCTGTTGAAATTGACAAAATTGGGAAGGAGTTCCTAGAGAATTGTGCATATAATTATTTTGAGCTCAAGGACAAAGCATCTATGATGAAATTCGTCAGAGCTTTTCCATCAATGGACATGAAGCGCAAATTCTTGATGTCTCGAAAGTGCCTTGACGAGCTGCTTCTATTAGAAGAAGAGTCAGGAAACTTTGCTGAAGCTGCAGAAATCGCGCGGCTGAAGGGAGATATTCTTTGTGAAGCTGATATGACCGGGAAGGGAGGGGATTTCGATAAGGCGTCCTCGCTCATCCTTTTGTATGTGCTCTCTCACTCCTTATGGATGGCCGGAAGCAAAGGTTGGCCTTTGAAGTCGTTCGTGCAAAAGGAGGATCTCTTAAAGAAGGCGATGTCATTTGCGAGTCATGGGACAAATTTTGAGACCACGAGCATTGAAATTAAAGTTTTATCAAATGAGTCGGGTGATTGGTCTGACCTGAAGCATATTTTCAGCGCCTCTCAGGAATGTAGATGTCTCGTAGGTGAAATTTTATGCAGTAGAAAGATCTTGGATTTTCATTTTCAAAATGATGCAACGAAGTATGTTTGGGATGATAAATTATCGGTCAATCTACAGAGTTCAGAAGAACTGATTTCGTGCTGTCAGGTTAGTGTTGGAACGCTGGTTCAGTTTATGAATTCGTGGAAGAAAAATGTCTTTTACGTTCTTGATTCTCTCGAGTGCCTCGGCGAAGTAAATTTTGGCGAATTTAAGGGAGTTGGTGAATTTTGCTTAAAATACTTTGGTGCTAGGCAGCAGTTGAATGGTCTCAACGTCACATATGTTCTGCTGCATCCAGAAGCCGAATGGATCAAAAATATTCAAAACTTTGTCGTTAGACGGAACAAGCAGACAGTATTTGTTGATGCTCGGCATTTTATTTCTGCTGCTCGGACTCATTGGCATACAGAACTACTCGTAGTCGGTCTGAATGTTCTTGAAACTCTTGCATTCCTCTATGAATTGGCTGCAAAGTCCATGCCTCTATTTTGTCAAAGCATGTGCCTACTAAATATTTACGAGATTGCAAAGTGTTTAAGTGAGTCCAAACACCATGATTTTAAAAATTTTGAGAGTAGAATACAGAACTTTCTGACACTATCTACAAAGTACTTTGAAAAGGTATTCCCCCTTGACCCCCGACAGTCAATGGTTGAAAGTATGATTTCTTTAAGGAGAACAAAGCTTTCCTCTGACTTACTTCAAGAATTCGTCGTTCAAGATATTGGCACCAGTGATCATCTTAGCTACGGACAGATTGGAAGGATTGTGATCATATGGCTTAGTTCCGGAAATATTTCCGACGAGCTGTACAAGATAATTGTTGGAAGAATCCCGTCAGATGTTCCGTGGAAATCATTCATTGAAATTCTCAGTTGCACGAAACGGAGAGGGGGCTTGGAAGATTTTCAGTCGGGCGATTCTTTTCGTGGAGGCAAATTGTTAGAATTTCAAGAAGTTCTATCAAGCAACTGTAATCTTGAATGTTCTTTGGAATCTTCGAATAATCCAGTTAAAACTGCGGAGGTTACATTATTGCAGATATTTTTTGAAGCTTTACAGGATACCTTTAGTGCGAACAGGAAGAAAATAGGTGACTGTTTATCTCCTTGTTGCTTCTTGTATCTTCTTGAGCGCTTTCTGATTTTGGTATCTCTGTGTCGTGGATTCTTCTTCACCGCGAAATCTTCATTTGTGGAATGGCTGATCTCTGAGCAGTTTGAAGCCCGACCAACTTCCGGGCATGCAATTAACACACTGCCTTTAGAAGAATTTTTTGATTCCATTCTTGCAATGGTGCAAGTATTCATTTATGATAAAGCTAGTACAACTGAGTGGATTTCCCGATGTAAAATTAATGTCGATCTGTCCTATAAGCAAATGGTCTTGAGATTGGTTCTTATCCTATGCATACTTTGTGTGAACTGTGAGAAATACTATGATGTTCTTTTCAAAGTGCTCAGTATCGATGATGTTAGGAACCAACTTCCAGAGGAACTTTATTCCATTCTTCAACGAGGAACGGAGAATAACTATCTTCAGATCAATGAAATTGGAGAAGCTTTTCAAAAAGGCGGTGACGCTCTTCTGGTTGTCAACCTTGGTGAGATTGCTACGGGAGTTGAGTATACCAATGTTATTTCTGTCAAGTTGGGAACAAACTGCAGCAGAGAAGACATCCTGAGTTTGTTGTTTCCGACCAGAACTGGCAGTTCAATAGTTCAGACTTTCACTGTTACAGAAGTCATTACTGATCCATGCGCCAACGTTTCCTCGCATTGTGGTAATCAACCAATGCAAATGAATTGGGCCTTGTTTCAGGAAATATCAGATGTCTTGAAGTCTAGTGGCGGCGATGACTCTGGAACTTCTGCAGATTTCTCAACTCGTAATTTGAAGGTGAAGCTAATCCTAATTCTCTGTGTCTTATGATCTAGAACTCAGTTAAACTGTGTACTCGGGTAGGTGAGCCTTGGCGTaattggtaaagttgctgccatgtgaccaggaggtcatgggttcaagccgtggaaacagtcTCTTGCATAAATgcaggtaaggctgcgtacaatagaccctggtggtccggcccttcccctgacgccgcgcatagcgggagtttaGTAAACCGGGCTGCCCATGCTTTTCTCTTTTTCTATTAAGTTACTAAacttttcttttgttgttttaaGGAGGAAATGAATGCTAATGTGAACTTTTTGACTGCTGCAATCAACCTGTCCTCGAGAGAGAATCTTTGTGCTGGTGAGGAATTGATGGAGGAAGCGCGTAATATGCTTCAGGAGTTGATACAACTCCATACATTGATGAATACGAGGTGCGATCTTGTTCTTAACCACTGTATTCTTCGAATTTACGCTGCTGCATTATACCACGCTACCTGTAGTTAAGAGTATGCTCTTAGGTCAACAAAATGGAATTCCACCCGCCCCTCGACACATTTAATTTGACTAGATTAGCAAGGGGCTAAAGTTTTGTGCTTAATGTTATGCAGCCCTCTGGATAGGGGAAGCATTGAAATTTTTTTAGAGAGCTTGTTGTCAAAAAAGCCGAAGCTAGAAGCTTTCTTGAATCAGTTCATTGTGCCCGAGGATAGCAGCCGGAGCGTTGCATTAGAGAACCAATGCGAGGAAATGCTTTATGTAGCGAGTAATGAAGTTGCTACAACGGATCTTCCATTTACAAGTACTTCTGAGACCCGAGTTAGTGATCAGGGCGCGGGAAGGAAGCAGGGAAAAGGGAAGGGCAAGTTCAAGAAGCGAAAAGGAAACAGGAAGAAGTGAACTATACTTTTGTGCACCTTTGTGCTGTGAATAACAATGAGTTGAAATGAACTCTTATGTAATACAGAATCTGTATGGTGTTCTAAAGGAAATGATATGTAAGATAGTCATGTAAAAAAAGTAGAAAGGAATATATGTATCTGTCCTTTGTTTGCAATGATTTTTGGGAAAAGGCCTAAATTTGCCTGTCTACTATACTATATTGTTTACTTCTGACACCCGTTATACTATTCATCAAATCTAGCCCCTATCGataataaacttttaaaaattgtCCCTAACCCTAATAAATTTACACCGTGGCAGGTGACCCACTCCATTTTTTCCAAATTAGCAGTCAAGTCACACGACCCCGCCAAATTAAAATCTCATAAACTCCTTTGCATCCTCAATTGACGAAGTGACACCCGACTTCTCAATTAAAATGCCACACATTAGAGTCCATGTCACTAGTTTAAATATAAATAACTATACCCACTTAAATTTAATCATCCACTTAAATCTATTCTTCTCCATTAATAAATCATCAATGTTGAAACACTAATGTTCATAAGAGGAATCACAATTCAAGACCTTTCAACAATGGTTTTCTTGAAAAATTTAACCACCGAACTCTTCAAAAGCAATGGCTATTTTGTTTGAGCTCAAAAAGTGATTTTCATTTAGTTTTTAAACTTCAAAACATCACAAATTCTTAAATCTCAAAATTGGATTTTCATAACAAACTTCATGAGAAATTCATGGGGAACATCTCCTAGAGAGCCCAAAAGAGGAAGAAACCAAGAGCTCGACTTATTTTGGCAACGATGGTCGATGAAGCATTGGCGAGCTCATCATTTAGGTTACAAGGAGTAGATGCATCTGATTCATTATCTATGCCGCGTCATTCAAGTTAGTTAACAATGGTGAGAATCTCGAA
Protein-coding sequences here:
- the LOC104085437 gene encoding uncharacterized protein, which produces MGGSSSMEKKKKREWPKDEFIDLIFKWSVKDILDETLYENQVEKIPQSFGSVEHYLGSFFFPLLEETRADIAASLKDINESPFAELISFDVVNPNGSLVFDVKVDYWRNTCSDGTRYRTSPGDIVVISNVKPETTNDLQRPGCHWTFAYVTDVNENENDASASFKVSFPPHNVMRRAVYIVFLVNVMPNNNVWNALSMRKNLNIIEEVLRPVHEKRIKQKCDVCSASTNELSVGEVVGSLLSKLNDSQANAIFTCLATMKCHHKASVELISGPPGTGKTRTLSVMLFTLMQMKYRTVTCAPTDVATAQVASKLVKLVRESSKNEFEGFCPLGEILLFGNNNYEDGEDIAEISSNYRVDRLSECFEPITGWNGCVSSMISLLEDCSLIDFARAGFSSTAASLRRCMLIICTHLPICFIREENVERMLDIISLLDFLEGMLFQQAFGVSSKSLRGSCSRLLVLLKDLQRSLGKLDFPSATSKGRITEFCIQMASLVFCNASTSYKLHSVDTKPFDLLVVDDADKLKECEAVIPLQLRGLRNAILSGDECQLSATLKSRISRVARFGRSLFERLVSFGHANHLLNVQYRMHPSISQFPNSIFYRKKILDAPDVTRKAYEKIYLTGQCFGPYSFINVPWGEEELDNVGYRRNLVEVALVLRLLESLFKAWSASKKKLSIGVIAPYASQVLAIRDRLGQKYNNNAHFEVKVNVIDAFRGGEEDIVIISTVRSNRAGSIGFLSSLHWTNVALTRARHCLWILGNEQTLLASNSIWEALVLDAKDRQCFFHADDDTDMRKTILDVKKELDQLDDLLNGDNILFKEQRWKVVFSDNFRKSFRKLASSCLRKYVLTLLVKLASGWRPKRRNVELVCESSSQVVKQFKVVEGRYVVCTVEIQKEFFYTQVLKVWDLLPLEEVAGFLRRLDRIYLMYTDEFISLCKEKYFEGDLEVPKSWKVHRDVVQYKKDVESKLNHDSTSTLDNNGYVENSRVSESLLLMKFYSLSSGVVTHLLSDHHGEEVDIPFEVTNEEREVIRFSKSSFILGRSGTGKTTVLTMKLFQKEQQHHSSVQGFNVAAGKEVSQFAGETRISSYEDNEASRCIGETSRTTLRQLFVTVSPKLCYAVKKQVSQLQRFACGGSFWAESSFEVDDLDGLKQFNDIPNSFIDIPYKKYPLVITFHKFLMMLDGTVGSSYFDRFNLKWKLSNDRNLRSVALQTFIREKEINYDRFCCLYWPRFSSQLTKNLDSSRVFTEIISHIKGGLQAGDFHDGKLNRDAYISMSEYRVSNISAEKRNGIYDIFRAYEEMKMERGEFDISDVVNDLHHRLKCHHLDGDKIDFVYIDEVQDLTMRQISLFKYICRNVEEGFVFSGDTAQTIARGIDFRFEDIRNLFYNEFVMDSKGDKAAKRKDKGHLSCVFQLLQNFRTHTGVLKLAQSVIDLLRHYFPQSVDVLKPETSLIDGAAPVLLKPGDDENAILTIFGNRGNNVGKIVGFGAEQVILVRDESAKKEIFGLIGQKALVLTIVECKGLEFQDVLLYNFFSSSPLGNQWRVVYEFLNEQSLADLSFPSFSDTRHNVLCSELKQLYVAITRTRQRLWICESVDEFSRPMFEYWRRLCLVEVREVDDSIAEAMQTFSTPEEWKSRGMKLFWEKNYEMALMCFKQAGETDWEKRAKAAGIRAAAERVLYSDPGKARTYLLEAAEIFYSIGRFESAAECFYDLRDYERAGSIYLDKCGESQLIKAAECFLLAGRYKRAAGVYAKGNYFAECLSVCSKGKCYDLGLKYIEYWKQQAVQGDNIGKSAVEIDKIGKEFLENCAYNYFELKDKASMMKFVRAFPSMDMKRKFLMSRKCLDELLLLEEESGNFAEAAEIARLKGDILCEADMTGKGGDFDKASSLILLYVLSHSLWMAGSKGWPLKSFVQKEDLLKKAMSFASHGTNFETTSIEIKVLSNESGDWSDLKHIFSASQECRCLVGEILCSRKILDFHFQNDATKYVWDDKLSVNLQSSEELISCCQVSVGTLVQFMNSWKKNVFYVLDSLECLGEVNFGEFKGVGEFCLKYFGARQQLNGLNVTYVLLHPEAEWIKNIQNFVVRRNKQTVFVDARHFISAARTHWHTELLVVGLNVLETLAFLYELAAKSMPLFCQSMCLLNIYEIAKCLSESKHHDFKNFESRIQNFLTLSTKYFEKVFPLDPRQSMVESMISLRRTKLSSDLLQEFVVQDIGTSDHLSYGQIGRIVIIWLSSGNISDELYKIIVGRIPSDVPWKSFIEILSCTKRRGGLEDFQSGDSFRGGKLLEFQEVLSSNCNLECSLESSNNPVKTAEVTLLQIFFEALQDTFSANRKKIGDCLSPCCFLYLLERFLILVSLCRGFFFTAKSSFVEWLISEQFEARPTSGHAINTLPLEEFFDSILAMVQVFIYDKASTTEWISRCKINVDLSYKQMVLRLVLILCILCVNCEKYYDVLFKVLSIDDVRNQLPEELYSILQRGTENNYLQINEIGEAFQKGGDALLVVNLGEIATGVEYTNVISVKLGTNCSREDILSLLFPTRTGSSIVQTFTVTEVITDPCANVSSHCGNQPMQMNWALFQEISDVLKSSGGDDSGTSADFSTRNLKEEMNANVNFLTAAINLSSRENLCAGEELMEEARNMLQELIQLHTLMNTSPLDRGSIEIFLESLLSKKPKLEAFLNQFIVPEDSSRSVALENQCEEMLYVASNEVATTDLPFTSTSETRVSDQGAGRKQGKGKGKFKKRKGNRKK